Sequence from the Thermoplasmatales archaeon genome:
GGTCTAAATTCTCCATAATAGTAGTTGATACTTTCATTGTGAGTATAGTTATAGGTATATGTCTTTTCTCCAATTTGCTCATGGTATATTTTTCCTATATAAGATATACCATTTTCAATGCTGAATACATAAACTCCTGCGAAATCTTGCATTTCTACAGGAATAACAAGAATATTTTTTGATTTACTCAAAAGAAAGGCATGATGGTCCCAGGATGCTTCAGAATATGCTCCTTCTATTACATATTTCGATATTTCTTTTGGCTCTGAAAAATTAGATACATCAAATAGAGCAACTTTTAATCCAGTCCTTCTTCCTTCTTCAGTTGCTTCAAATCCAACACCTATTAAATGCCTTTCATCATAAACATGCAGGTATTCAGAAGCACCGCTAACTTTTAAATTTCCAAGCTCAACTGGCATGTAAGGATTACTTAAATCTATAACAAAAAGCGGGTCAACCTGACGAAATGTCACAAGATAAAGCATATCCTCCATAAATCTCGCAGAATAAATTCTCTCGCCCTCCGCCAGCCCCTCGAGCGAGCCGACAATTTGCATGTTTTCGTTGAGCACATATACATTATTTTTTGATTCTGAAAGGCTTTCATTCCACCATTCCGCCTGCTTTGTTGTTACTATCCTAAAATAGCCATTGTACTCATCCATCGAAAACTGATTTAAAACATGCCCTACAACGCTCCCGCTTGCCTCCATCTTTATATCTTTTCCATTGATAGCAAATCTATATATCTTTGTTTCCTGTGATGGCTTGTTTCCTTCAATCCATATATACCAGTAATTTGTTGTTGTTAGATAAATGTTTGAATAAGAAACATATATGGTGCTTGAATCGCCTATCAGAAAAACTTTTTCACTGCTTTCTCCACTTGATATATTAACTGCGGATATAATTGTATAGGTATATGAGTTCTCGGGTGCATCCACATATTCTATTTCATTTGCGGGAATTTCATATAAATTTTCATTCTTTTCTATTCTTGGTAGAGGAATTTCATCATAGTAATAATATATCGCTTGATTTGAGATAATATAAATTGTTTCATTTATCATTCTTGAATTGGAGTAAAATCCACTTATGCTATATTTGAAAAACTCGGAAGGATTTTCTCTATCTGATATATTATATAATTGCAAAACTGTTTTTGGGGAATAGTATCCTTTATCTTCTCCCGCTTTAATCAGGGGATACCACTCATATACCCCAATTACTGCTAGACTATCTCCATTAACAAAAATTCCATATACATGATAATCAAGTTCAATGAATGATAAAATTTCCATTTCATCTGCTTTTATAATAAAAACCCTGCTTCCATCATTTTTTGTTGTTACTTTATATATATAATCTCCATCTGTTTTAACAATATCAGCCTCATCTACTCCTTCTACCTGAACATTTGTTTTTGAGAAATCCTTCTCCATTTTTTCAGGTGAATAATAAAAATCATTCAATAATTTTGCATCTTGCGCTTCATTATATATTCTTATCGGGCTTATAGCATTATTTTTTATAAAAGAAGTTAGTTCTTCATATGAATTAAATCTTTTTATATTTCCTGAAAATGCCTCACCACTCTCTGGATTAATTAAAATCACAAGTGTTGCTATCAATACAGTTGCAAACAAGGCTGCCGCAACAATTTTCTCTTTCATAGAGATATATTAAAATTTTATATTTAATGGTTTAGAGATTGTTAGCCAATTTGTTAATCTTCCCAGATTGCATCTAAAACATCAGCGATTTTCTTTGCCTTTTTTTCTCCTATTCCTTCAACTTGCTTTAAATCCTCAATGCCCGCATTCATAACATTTCTTACACTCTTAAATCTGCTGAGCAGTCTTTTTGCTAAAACCGCAGAAACATCTGGCAAACCTTCGACAATAAACTGCTGCCATTCTTTTAATTCCATTTTTGGCTTTTTTCCTCTTAGAGCAACTTCTCTCTTATTTTTTAATTGCTCCCTGCATGCAATTGAATAAATTATAAATGATGTTTCTTCCCTGCTATCTGTTTTTATTACAGGAATATTATAATCAACAAGAATGCATGCAATTGCTCCATAAAGTGCTTTCATATTGAATTTCCTTTCAAATTCTTCATTTTCTATAACAATAACTGGCTTTTCATATGCTTCCCTTAGTCTAACTATCTGATCAAATATCCTCTTTTTTATTATTGAATCAACGAAATCATTCATTGTCTTCCTTTCAATACATATTCTTTCGCTTAAAACATAATCCCCAACTGCAAGTTGTTTTATTTCAACATCTGCAATTGAAGAAAGAATGGATGGTATGCCAGAAAAAACTTCTCTTGAATCAGTTATTATTTTTATTTTTTGCATAAAGTAAAAAATAAATTTTTATATTTATTTTGCTTAAGATATTATGATAATTGCACCATCTCTCCTTTCAGCAAACTTTTCCTGCCTGGAAGAAGAAATTAAAAAATTGGAAGATGCAAAAGCGGACTGGCTGCATCTTGATGTGATGGATGGAAATTTCGTTCCAAATATAACCTTTGGACCATGTGTTATAAAAAGCATAAGAAAAATAACAGATATGCCATTTGATGTGCATCTTATGATAGAAGAGCCAGAAAAGCATTATTTAAATTTTTTGGAGGCGGGGGCAAATATAATAACTGTGCATGCTGAAGCAACAAAATCCCTTTACAGACTTTTAGATGAGATAAAGAAAAATTGCAAGGCGGGGGTGGCAATAAACCCTGCAACTCCTCTTTCATCAGTTGAAAATGTTCTTGATATCGTGGATTTAATTCTTATAATGACGGTTGAGCCTGGCTTCGGCGGGCAAAAGTTTATAGATAAGATGGTTGAAAAAGTAAGGATGGCCAAGAAAATTATTGGTAAAAGAAAAATTTATCTTGCGGTCGATGGGGGCGTTAATGACAAAAACGCTAAAATTTTGAAGAAGGCG
This genomic interval carries:
- a CDS encoding beta-propeller domain-containing protein, encoding MKEKIVAAALFATVLIATLVILINPESGEAFSGNIKRFNSYEELTSFIKNNAISPIRIYNEAQDAKLLNDFYYSPEKMEKDFSKTNVQVEGVDEADIVKTDGDYIYKVTTKNDGSRVFIIKADEMEILSFIELDYHVYGIFVNGDSLAVIGVYEWYPLIKAGEDKGYYSPKTVLQLYNISDRENPSEFFKYSISGFYSNSRMINETIYIISNQAIYYYYDEIPLPRIEKNENLYEIPANEIEYVDAPENSYTYTIISAVNISSGESSEKVFLIGDSSTIYVSYSNIYLTTTNYWYIWIEGNKPSQETKIYRFAINGKDIKMEASGSVVGHVLNQFSMDEYNGYFRIVTTKQAEWWNESLSESKNNVYVLNENMQIVGSLEGLAEGERIYSARFMEDMLYLVTFRQVDPLFVIDLSNPYMPVELGNLKVSGASEYLHVYDERHLIGVGFEATEEGRRTGLKVALFDVSNFSEPKEISKYVIEGAYSEASWDHHAFLLSKSKNILVIPVEMQDFAGVYVFSIENGISYIGKIYHEQIGEKTYTYNYTHNESINYYYGEFRPGDKIEINLKCGSDKEWIIDSRYDRNFVELIEKSNEISGNITTYHYLFRVKGNGYTTVEMDLLEGDEKLDEFVLSISSYQFFDYNYKITRSLYIDDILYTISNAMIKSNNITDLKEIVAIDLL
- the rpe gene encoding ribulose-phosphate 3-epimerase, which produces MIIAPSLLSANFSCLEEEIKKLEDAKADWLHLDVMDGNFVPNITFGPCVIKSIRKITDMPFDVHLMIEEPEKHYLNFLEAGANIITVHAEATKSLYRLLDEIKKNCKAGVAINPATPLSSVENVLDIVDLILIMTVEPGFGGQKFIDKMVEKVRMAKKIIGKRKIYLAVDGGVNDKNAKILKKAGANVLVSGSYIFRSKNYEMAIKKLRF